The stretch of DNA GCCTCCACCCCCACGTCCTCCGTGAACCCCACCAGCGCGAAGTTGGAGCGGTGGACCTTCACCAACAGGCCCGTCTCCGACCCCACCGCGCCCGCATAGTCGGCCAGGCGCGTGCGGTTGGTGGTGCCCACCTCCACCAGCCTCGCGCCCGACTGGCGCATGACGTCCGGGACGCGGAAGCCACCGCCGATCTCCACCAGCTCGCCGCGCGACACGACACACTCACGGCCCGCCGCCAGCGCCGCCAGCACCAGCAGCACCGCGCCCGCGCAGTTGTTGACGACCAGCGCGTCCTCCGCCCCGGTGAGCTCGCGCAACAGCCCCACCACGGGCGCGTAGCGGCTGCCTCGCTCTCCCTCGTCCAGGTCGTATTCGAGGTTGGAGTACCCCTGCCCCACGCGGGCCGCGCGGGCCACCGCCTCCGGCGCCAGGGGCGCGCGCCCCAGGTTGGTGTGCAGCACCACGCCCGTGGCGTTGAGCACCGGCCGGAGGTGGGGCGTGGCCAGCAGCGCCAACGCGTCCCTCACGTCCGCGTCCTGGAACGTCTGGGCCTCTCCCTGGAGCAGGCGGGCCCGGACCCGGTCCACCGCCAGCCGGAGCGCCGACACCGCGCGCGCCCGGGGGACGCCGGCCAGCAAGGGCTCCAGCGACGGACGCCGCAGCAGCTGCTCGATGGAGGGGAGCGCGCGCAAGAGCGCGTTCTTACCGCCGTCCACGTTGTTCGACGGTGGGCCCACGTCGGAGAGTCTAGGAGACCCGCCCTCGAATCTCCAAACGACAGGCCGGTGTCCGCTGCGTGACGGAAGGCGCACGGACGCCCGGTCCGGGCAGGCAGGCGCCGGAGTTTCCCCATCGCCGTGACAGCGCCATGACGTGGGGATGCGGACATCGGCGTCCATGGTCTACGCCTTCTTCGCCGCCCACTGGGTGCTCTGCGTCTTCTTCCAGAGCTTCTTCCAGCACCGCTACGCCGCGCACCGCATGTACACGATGGGGCCTCGCACGGAGCGGGTGATGCACCTGCTCACGTACCTGGTGCAGGGCTCCTCGTACCTGTCGCCTCGCGGGTACGCCATCCTCCACCGCGAACACCACGCGTTCTCCGACACGGAGAAGGACCCGCACGCCCCCTCGTTCCACCCCAACGCGCTGCGGATGATGCTCCATACGAAGAAGCGCTACGACGACTACGCCTATGACCGCAGACAGCCGGAGCCCCGCTTCCTCGGGGGCTATCCCGAGTGGCCGCTCGTCGACAAGACCCTGGGCCAGTCCTGGGTGATGCGGGGCCTGTGGATCGCCCTGTACACGGGCTTCTACGTCGCCTTCGCCACCTCGCCCTGGCAGTTCCTGCTGCTGCCCATCCACTTCGTGATGGGGCCGGTGCATGGCGCCATCGTCAACTGGTGCGGCCACAAGTACGGCTACCGCAACTTCTCCAATGGTGACGACTCGCGCAACACCCTGCCCGTGGACGTGCTGTGCATGGGCGAGCTGTTCCAGAACAACCACCACAAGTACGGCATGAGCCCCGACTTCGCGGCGCGCCGCTGGGAGCTGGACCCCACGTGGCAGGTGATGCGGCTGCTGGCGAAGGTCGGCCTCATCGAGATCGCCACGCCGCAGCGCGCCGTATACCCGGAGCCGGAGCGCGGCGCGGCCCAGACGGCCTGACGCTCCGGAGTCTCGGGCCGCGACCGGGGTCAGCCGCGGGACAGGTACAGGCTGATCTCGGCGGCCTCGGGCGACATGCGGATGGGCCGCTCGTACTGGAACCCGAGCCGCTCCAGCAGCTTGACGGAGCTGGCGTTGGTGGGGTCGACGATGGCCGCGATCCGCTGGAGGCCCAGCGTCGTCCGCGCGTGCGCCAGCACCGCCGCCGCGGCCTCCTTCGCGTAGCCCCGGCCCCAATGCTCGGGGAAGAACGCGAAGCCGATGTCCACGTCCTCCAGGGTGTCGCGCTTGAGCAGGCCGCACATGCCCAGCGCCGCCCCGTCCGCCTTCAGCTCCACCGCGAGCAGGCCGAAGCCATGGCGCGCGTACGAGGCCAGGGGCACGTCGCGGATGTAGCCCTGGGCCCCCTCCAGCGTCCGGATGCCCCGGTCGCCGATGAAGCGCAGCCACGAGGGTTCGTTCAGCAGCTTCAGGACGAAGGGTGCGTCGTCCAGCGTCAGGCCACGCAGGCGGAGGCGCTCGGATTCGAGGACTTTCATGGCGGTGCTTCCCGAGGTGTTTGGAGTCAGAGGATGGACGGACGCCCCAGGACGCGTCAGCCTGGAGGTCCTTGGAGGATGTACCACGGATGGCCCAACCCTCGAGCCCTGACGCCCGCTTCCAGATCGAAGTCCTCAAGCTGCTGCTCCAGGTCGCCCATGGCGACGACTCGGTCAGCAGCGATGAAATCAACCACATCCTCGATTCCGCGCGCGGGATGTCCGTGCCGCTCCCCGAGCTGACCGAACTGGCGCGGTGCCTCCAGAAGGGCACCCCGCTCCCCGCGCCCAACCTGGGCCTGCTGCGTGGAAACCCCCAGGCCGTCGTCGACGCCGCGCACGCGCTCATCGCCAGCGATGGTCACGTGCACCCCGGCGAAATCGAGATGATGCGTCAGATTCGCGAGCTGCTCGGCCTCGCGGCGTGACCTCCGACGGGGGCGCGCCTCCGACCGCGTCCCACATCACGCCGCGAGGAACCCACCATCCACGGGCAACGACGCGCCCGTGACGAAGCCCGCCCCATCCGAGCAGAGCCACAGCGCCACGGAGGCGATCTCCTCCTCCGTCGCCATGCGGCCCATGGGGTGCTGCGCGACGAGCTCCTGGACGACCTGGGGATAGGCCGCCTGCACCTGTCGCATGGCGGGCGTCGCGGTGACGCCCGCGCACAGCGCGTTCACCCGGACGCCGCGCGTGGCGAACTCGAGGGCCACCGAGCGCGTCATGCCCACCACCGCGTGCTTCGACGCGACATAGGCATGGTGGGCGGCCTTGCCAGCCGCGCCGTAGATGGAGCTCATGTTGACGACGGCGCCCCCGCCCGTCCGCAGCATGGCCGGAATCTCGTGGCGCATGGCCAGCCAGACACCCCTCGCGTTGATGGCCATGACGTCATCCCAGACCTGCTGGTTCGAGAGCTCCAGCGGGGCCATGTCGCCGCCAATCCCCGCGCAGTTCGCCGCGAAGTCGAGCCGACCGAAGTGCTTCGTCGCCCGCTCCACCACGCGCGCGACGGAGGCTTCGTCCCGCACGTCCGTCTGGACGAAGAGCGCCCGCCCGCCAGCGCCTTCGACCTCCATGCACGCCCGCAGGCCGGACTCCTCGCCGCGAGCGGCGATGACGACCGCGGCCCCGGCCCTGGCGAAGGCCCTGGCCGTGACGAGCCCGATGCCGGAAGACCCTCCTGTGACGAGCGCGACACGGCCCGAATAATCGAAGCGAATCATGGGTGTCTCTTCCTCGTGGATGCGCGTGGGGCGCCCGTGCCGAGGCCCCCACGGATGAACTGGATGGCCTGGGCCGCGAGCCGACGCCGACGCACCGGCCCCAAGCGGCGCCGCAACGCATCCGACGCGAGGACTTCGTGCAGCTCCGCGCCCAACTCCTGGAGCACCAGCTCCATCAACCCAGGCCCGATGATGGTGGAGACCAGCCGCGTGGCCACCTCCAGGTCCCTCCCCGGCGCGCGGATGGCGCCGGCGCCCAGTCCCTCCTCCAGCAGGGCGCGCAGCTCCGACAGGCCCGCCTCGCAGATGGACTTGTGCAACCCCCGAACCTCGGGAATGGCCGTGGGGTCCGCCGCCGCGGCCGTCAACCGCGCCAGGCGCGGGTGCTCGACCAGGAAGGCCATCCCCCGTTCGATGTGGTGCTCCAGTCGCCCCCAGAACTCCCCGCCGGGCGCCGAGGCGCCGATGAACTCGCGCTTGCGCCGGGGCGCCTCCTCCATGAGCAACCACCGGTACAGGTCCAGCTTGTCGTCGAAGTATTGGTAGAAGCTCCCCTTCGGGATGCGCGACCGGACGGCGATCTGCGACAGCGAGGCCTCGACGTAGGTCCGGTCGGAGAACTCGACGATGGCCTCGCTCACGAGCCGAGCGCGCCGCTCCTCCGGCAATCTGAAGAAGG from Myxococcus stipitatus encodes:
- the selA gene encoding L-seryl-tRNA(Sec) selenium transferase; this translates as MGPPSNNVDGGKNALLRALPSIEQLLRRPSLEPLLAGVPRARAVSALRLAVDRVRARLLQGEAQTFQDADVRDALALLATPHLRPVLNATGVVLHTNLGRAPLAPEAVARAARVGQGYSNLEYDLDEGERGSRYAPVVGLLRELTGAEDALVVNNCAGAVLLVLAALAAGRECVVSRGELVEIGGGFRVPDVMRQSGARLVEVGTTNRTRLADYAGAVGSETGLLVKVHRSNFALVGFTEDVGVEALAGLGKQKGVPVFQDLGSGALVPVVGEGLSEELTVPRAVAAGADVVAFSGDKLLGGPQAGIVVGRSALIARIKAHPLTRALRVDKMTVAALEATLELYRDGRPDAVPTYRLLAQSPDMLGARARRLQDLLAERGVRSRVDAVVGQVGGGAMPLARLPSFACVLNVDAPESFLERLRGGGVPVIGRMSDGEVVLDVRCLAEEELRSVAEAVAAASPGKPP
- a CDS encoding acyl-CoA desaturase; translated protein: MRTSASMVYAFFAAHWVLCVFFQSFFQHRYAAHRMYTMGPRTERVMHLLTYLVQGSSYLSPRGYAILHREHHAFSDTEKDPHAPSFHPNALRMMLHTKKRYDDYAYDRRQPEPRFLGGYPEWPLVDKTLGQSWVMRGLWIALYTGFYVAFATSPWQFLLLPIHFVMGPVHGAIVNWCGHKYGYRNFSNGDDSRNTLPVDVLCMGELFQNNHHKYGMSPDFAARRWELDPTWQVMRLLAKVGLIEIATPQRAVYPEPERGAAQTA
- a CDS encoding GNAT family N-acetyltransferase, which translates into the protein MKVLESERLRLRGLTLDDAPFVLKLLNEPSWLRFIGDRGIRTLEGAQGYIRDVPLASYARHGFGLLAVELKADGAALGMCGLLKRDTLEDVDIGFAFFPEHWGRGYAKEAAAAVLAHARTTLGLQRIAAIVDPTNASSVKLLERLGFQYERPIRMSPEAAEISLYLSRG
- a CDS encoding TerB family tellurite resistance protein — protein: MAQPSSPDARFQIEVLKLLLQVAHGDDSVSSDEINHILDSARGMSVPLPELTELARCLQKGTPLPAPNLGLLRGNPQAVVDAAHALIASDGHVHPGEIEMMRQIRELLGLAA
- a CDS encoding glucose 1-dehydrogenase — translated: MIRFDYSGRVALVTGGSSGIGLVTARAFARAGAAVVIAARGEESGLRACMEVEGAGGRALFVQTDVRDEASVARVVERATKHFGRLDFAANCAGIGGDMAPLELSNQQVWDDVMAINARGVWLAMRHEIPAMLRTGGGAVVNMSSIYGAAGKAAHHAYVASKHAVVGMTRSVALEFATRGVRVNALCAGVTATPAMRQVQAAYPQVVQELVAQHPMGRMATEEEIASVALWLCSDGAGFVTGASLPVDGGFLAA
- a CDS encoding TetR/AcrR family transcriptional regulator, producing the protein MSEAIVEFSDRTYVEASLSQIAVRSRIPKGSFYQYFDDKLDLYRWLLMEEAPRRKREFIGASAPGGEFWGRLEHHIERGMAFLVEHPRLARLTAAAADPTAIPEVRGLHKSICEAGLSELRALLEEGLGAGAIRAPGRDLEVATRLVSTIIGPGLMELVLQELGAELHEVLASDALRRRLGPVRRRRLAAQAIQFIRGGLGTGAPRASTRKRHP